From a single Pseudoalteromonas sp. Scap06 genomic region:
- the hisH gene encoding imidazole glycerol phosphate synthase subunit HisH, producing the protein MIAIINTGCANINSVRFAFERLGQTPTVITTPEQLKGFERAILPGVGHASVAMKRLVDNGWQQAINEYQRPLMGICLGMQLLCESTEEGNVQCLGKIPGQVKALDVGSLTSPHMGWNNLSINKEHALTKGLTQDEQVYFVHSFAHTVNDATLVSGEYGQTFSAIVAKDNYAGMQFHPERSAKVGTRLLQNFVDWQL; encoded by the coding sequence CAGTGCGTTTTGCCTTTGAACGCTTAGGGCAAACGCCAACGGTAATTACCACACCAGAGCAGTTAAAAGGCTTTGAACGTGCAATATTACCCGGTGTTGGCCATGCATCAGTTGCTATGAAGCGTTTGGTTGATAATGGTTGGCAGCAAGCAATTAACGAATATCAGCGCCCGCTAATGGGAATTTGTTTAGGTATGCAGTTACTGTGCGAAAGCACCGAAGAAGGTAATGTGCAGTGCTTAGGTAAAATACCAGGGCAAGTAAAAGCCCTTGATGTTGGCAGTTTAACGTCGCCGCATATGGGTTGGAATAACTTAAGCATTAATAAAGAGCATGCACTTACTAAAGGGTTAACACAAGACGAGCAAGTGTACTTTGTTCATAGCTTTGCGCACACCGTAAACGACGCAACACTTGTAAGCGGCGAATACGGCCAAACCTTTTCGGCCATAGTTGCTAAAGACAACTACGCTGGCATGCAATTTCACCCTGAGCGCAGTGCAAAAGTAGGCACCCGTTTATTACAAAATTTTGTTGATTGGCAGTTATAA
- a CDS encoding 1-(5-phosphoribosyl)-5-[(5-phosphoribosylamino)methylideneamino] imidazole-4-carboxamide isomerase, whose amino-acid sequence MIIPALDVLQNQIVRLYQGKYDTAQFYPFELGARLKEYADSGAGKLHLVDLEGARDPSKKQWQHIQAATKALNVPYQVGGGIRSEQDVSDWLKAGANQVVIGSMAVEKREQVKAWIEQFGAEHFVIALDVNKTATGWAPATHGWLSESEFGLLELVDFYVALDVIDFLCTDISKDGTMSGPSFALYEDLINHNANIKVQASGGVSSLDDIKKLNELGVGGVILGKSLLDGAFSVEEALACYQNA is encoded by the coding sequence GTGATTATTCCAGCATTAGACGTATTACAAAATCAAATTGTTCGTTTATACCAAGGTAAATACGACACCGCCCAGTTTTATCCTTTCGAGCTTGGCGCACGGTTAAAAGAATACGCCGACAGCGGCGCAGGTAAATTACACCTTGTAGATTTAGAAGGCGCACGCGATCCAAGTAAAAAACAGTGGCAACATATTCAAGCTGCAACTAAAGCGCTTAATGTACCGTACCAAGTGGGCGGCGGTATTCGCTCAGAGCAAGACGTGAGCGATTGGCTAAAAGCCGGTGCTAACCAAGTGGTTATTGGCTCAATGGCGGTAGAAAAACGCGAGCAAGTAAAAGCCTGGATTGAACAATTTGGCGCCGAGCACTTTGTAATTGCCCTTGATGTAAATAAAACAGCCACAGGATGGGCACCTGCTACTCACGGTTGGCTAAGTGAATCTGAGTTTGGTTTACTTGAGCTTGTTGATTTTTACGTTGCTCTGGATGTTATTGACTTTTTATGCACGGACATTAGCAAAGATGGCACCATGTCAGGCCCTTCTTTTGCGCTTTATGAAGATTTAATTAATCATAATGCAAATATTAAAGTGCAAGCCTCAGGTGGGGTAAGCTCGTTAGATGATATTAAAAAGCTCAATGAACTTGGTGTGGGTGGCGTAATTTTAGGTAAGTCACTACTTGATGGCGCATTTAGTGTTGAGGAGGCGTTAGCATGTTATCAAAACGCATAA
- the hisF gene encoding imidazole glycerol phosphate synthase subunit HisF, which translates to MLSKRIIPCLDVKDGQVVKGVKFKSHEIVGDILTMAKAYSDAGADELVFYEISASVEKRLLDVNWVENIARHIDIPFCVAGGIKSVADAARVLERGADKISINSPAIARPELIKELHDEFGKQCVVVGIDSFYDEVTGEYLVYQLTGDPNASSRTRYKTEEWVKRVQDLGAGEIVLNCMNQDGVRNGYDNEQLSKIRQLCDIPLIASGGAGSMQDFVDVFKQSEVDGALAASVFHKNVINIGELKQFLIDNQVAARLCK; encoded by the coding sequence ATGTTATCAAAACGCATAATCCCCTGTTTAGATGTAAAAGATGGCCAAGTAGTAAAAGGCGTTAAATTTAAAAGCCATGAAATAGTGGGAGATATTTTAACAATGGCAAAAGCATACAGCGATGCTGGTGCCGATGAACTGGTTTTTTACGAAATCAGCGCAAGTGTTGAAAAACGCCTACTTGATGTTAACTGGGTTGAAAACATTGCCCGCCACATTGATATTCCATTTTGTGTGGCTGGCGGTATTAAATCGGTAGCCGATGCAGCACGGGTTTTAGAGCGTGGTGCCGATAAAATAAGTATCAACAGCCCTGCTATTGCACGCCCTGAACTCATAAAAGAGCTACACGATGAATTTGGTAAGCAATGTGTTGTTGTAGGTATTGACAGTTTTTACGATGAAGTAACCGGCGAATACTTAGTGTATCAATTAACCGGCGATCCTAATGCGTCAAGCCGCACCCGTTACAAAACCGAGGAATGGGTTAAACGCGTACAAGACTTAGGTGCAGGCGAAATCGTTTTAAATTGTATGAACCAAGATGGTGTTCGCAACGGTTACGACAACGAGCAACTCAGCAAAATACGCCAGCTGTGTGATATTCCTTTAATCGCCTCAGGCGGTGCAGGCAGCATGCAAGATTTTGTTGATGTATTTAAACAAAGCGAAGTCGATGGCGCATTGGCAGCAAGCGTTTTTCACAAAAACGTGATAAACATCGGTGAACTAAAACAATTTTTAATCGATAACCAAGTGGCAGCAAGACTATGCAAGTAA
- the hisIE gene encoding bifunctional phosphoribosyl-AMP cyclohydrolase/phosphoribosyl-ATP diphosphatase HisIE, which yields MQVTLENQTQVDFAKSEMIPAIVQDARSGVILMQGFMNSEALKVTLESNKVTFYSRSKSRLWTKGESSENFLNVVSVHTDCDYDSILVMANPEGPTCHLGTQSCFGDDAKPSLSFLAQLEDVIVERKNDDPAKSYTASLFAEDLSRSCQKVGEEGVEVALAAMKHDNNELTNESADLLYHLVVLLQRQGLELTDVVACLQGRHK from the coding sequence ATGCAAGTAACCTTAGAAAACCAAACTCAAGTTGATTTCGCTAAAAGCGAGATGATCCCTGCCATTGTTCAAGATGCCCGCTCTGGCGTAATTTTAATGCAAGGCTTTATGAACAGCGAAGCGCTTAAAGTAACACTTGAAAGTAATAAAGTGACTTTTTATTCGCGCTCTAAATCGCGTTTATGGACCAAAGGCGAATCATCAGAAAACTTTTTAAACGTGGTATCGGTTCATACCGATTGTGACTACGACTCAATTTTAGTAATGGCTAACCCAGAGGGCCCAACGTGCCACTTAGGCACACAAAGCTGCTTTGGCGATGATGCTAAACCAAGCTTAAGCTTTTTAGCACAATTAGAAGATGTCATTGTTGAGCGTAAAAATGATGATCCAGCTAAAAGCTACACTGCGTCACTGTTCGCAGAAGACTTAAGCCGTAGCTGTCAAAAAGTAGGCGAAGAAGGTGTAGAAGTGGCGCTTGCAGCAATGAAACACGACAACAATGAACTTACCAACGAATCGGCCGATTTGTTGTATCACCTCGTTGTACTACTACAACGCCAAGGGTTAGAACTCACTGATGTAGTTGCTTGCCTACAAGGTCGTCATAAGTAA
- a CDS encoding cytochrome b has protein sequence MNTITKYSASSMLIHWAMALIILSMLFLGLSMVQSLAVWQVEAIQLHKSFGVLALILVAIRLINKVLYKSPALPQSVPKAQALAAHLTQVGLYASMILMPISGWLMQSADERSVSFFGIFTLPNLVSKNIETYAFFREAHGLIAYAFLLFIFMHVSAALYHGFIKQDGVLGSMLPGKHK, from the coding sequence ATGAACACTATTACTAAATACTCAGCGTCGAGTATGCTTATTCACTGGGCAATGGCATTAATTATACTTTCTATGTTATTTCTTGGTTTATCGATGGTACAAAGCTTAGCCGTATGGCAAGTAGAAGCTATACAACTACATAAATCGTTTGGTGTGTTAGCACTGATACTAGTTGCAATAAGATTAATTAATAAAGTACTGTATAAAAGCCCTGCGTTACCCCAAAGTGTGCCTAAAGCACAAGCTTTAGCGGCACATTTAACCCAAGTGGGCTTATATGCGTCTATGATTTTAATGCCAATTTCAGGCTGGTTAATGCAAAGTGCTGACGAACGTTCTGTGAGCTTTTTTGGTATATTTACTTTGCCTAATTTAGTTAGTAAAAATATTGAGACCTATGCATTTTTTCGTGAAGCACATGGCTTAATTGCTTATGCATTTTTACTGTTTATTTTTATGCATGTAAGCGCTGCACTTTATCATGGTTTCATAAAGCAAGATGGCGTATTGGGTTCTATGTTACCGGGTAAGCATAAATAA
- a CDS encoding catalase family peroxidase, which yields MSKKIILIAIISLFSLTILYFTGAFNRDAVTAQRFVNLQQGDKTHKGFRRAHAKGICLAGSFESTGELAKYSQAKVFDLGATPFVGRFSIAGNNPTAPDLKAPVRSLAFSITTDDNQEWRVAMNTPPVMAVATPEAFFKQLQALSPDPVTKKRSPEKIKAFFAAHPESAAFNNWKASYTPTSSFATEQYHSINAFYLMDENDEKHAVRWIAKPQLSDENIQPLNNNSPDALQLQLKDQVAQSSVKFDMLFSFATEEDDENNPTVLWPQSRKTINAGTLVISRLQAQEGGVCENMNFDPLVLPTGIEPSADPILRARGAAYAESFRRRAKEVLLNN from the coding sequence ATGAGTAAAAAAATCATCTTAATAGCAATTATTAGCTTATTTTCCCTGACTATTTTGTATTTTACTGGCGCATTTAATCGTGACGCAGTGACTGCACAGCGTTTTGTTAATTTACAGCAAGGTGATAAAACCCATAAGGGATTTCGCCGAGCACACGCAAAAGGTATTTGTTTAGCAGGCTCTTTTGAGTCAACGGGTGAGCTTGCTAAGTATTCGCAAGCGAAGGTATTTGATTTAGGGGCCACTCCTTTTGTAGGTCGCTTTTCTATTGCGGGTAATAATCCAACTGCACCTGATTTAAAAGCTCCTGTGCGTAGTTTAGCGTTTTCTATAACTACTGATGATAACCAAGAATGGCGGGTGGCAATGAATACGCCTCCGGTTATGGCGGTAGCTACGCCAGAAGCGTTTTTTAAACAACTACAAGCACTTTCACCCGATCCGGTGACTAAAAAGCGCAGCCCAGAAAAAATTAAAGCGTTTTTTGCAGCACACCCTGAAAGTGCTGCTTTTAATAACTGGAAAGCAAGCTACACGCCAACCAGTAGCTTTGCCACTGAGCAATACCACAGTATCAATGCGTTTTATTTGATGGATGAAAATGATGAAAAGCATGCCGTACGCTGGATTGCTAAACCACAATTAAGTGATGAAAACATCCAACCACTTAATAATAATTCACCAGATGCGTTGCAGCTACAACTTAAAGACCAAGTAGCTCAGTCTTCGGTTAAGTTCGATATGCTGTTTAGTTTTGCAACCGAAGAAGATGATGAAAACAACCCAACTGTTTTATGGCCACAATCGCGCAAAACCATTAACGCCGGTACGTTAGTAATATCACGCTTGCAAGCACAAGAGGGTGGGGTATGTGAAAACATGAACTTTGATCCGCTGGTATTACCAACAGGTATTGAGCCAAGTGCCGATCCTATTTTACGTGCCCGTGGCGCTGCGTATGCAGAGTCATTTCGTCGTCGTGCTAAAGAAGTACTTTTAAATAATTAA
- a CDS encoding efflux RND transporter periplasmic adaptor subunit: MIKTRCFTQFNLISITFLLLLAGCSESDVSTQKQNEPRAVKLITIGDVSQSKTLTYPATVDTINSSKLAFQVSGKLEALNVIAAQNVNKGDVIAVLEQRNFINEVKSSKIQFETADNDYQRGLKLVKDGVISQRDIEQLKSKKEVAESQYDSAQKALSDSKIIAPYDAIVAEVPVKQLENISAGQHVVTLFGKGEMEAVVNIPASIVATVDSKQNNVASVILQDVSTAPIPATFRRANLEADSASQTYEVRFAFAVPNNLNILPGMNASLKITRESSSNTTRLLVPTFAIFEQNGEHFVWTVDAKTMQASKAPVKIENGIGEQLIVTDGLKAGDVIIGAGANYVTEGMKVRPWTKA; the protein is encoded by the coding sequence ATGATCAAAACACGTTGTTTTACTCAATTTAATTTAATTAGTATTACGTTTCTACTTTTATTAGCCGGTTGCTCAGAAAGTGATGTCAGCACACAAAAACAAAACGAACCGCGTGCGGTTAAACTAATAACCATAGGTGATGTTTCGCAATCAAAAACGCTCACCTACCCCGCCACTGTCGACACTATAAATAGCTCAAAGCTTGCTTTTCAGGTTAGCGGAAAGTTAGAAGCGCTTAACGTTATTGCTGCACAAAACGTAAACAAAGGCGATGTAATTGCTGTATTAGAACAACGAAACTTTATTAATGAGGTCAAGTCGAGCAAAATTCAGTTTGAAACAGCCGATAATGATTACCAACGTGGTTTGAAGCTCGTTAAAGATGGGGTTATTTCACAACGTGATATAGAGCAACTAAAATCTAAAAAAGAAGTAGCCGAATCGCAATATGACTCAGCGCAAAAAGCATTATCTGACAGTAAAATTATAGCGCCTTACGATGCTATTGTTGCAGAAGTACCGGTAAAGCAGCTTGAAAACATAAGTGCTGGGCAACACGTTGTTACTTTATTTGGTAAAGGTGAAATGGAAGCGGTGGTAAATATTCCCGCGTCTATTGTGGCCACAGTAGATTCTAAGCAGAACAATGTAGCCTCAGTAATTTTACAAGATGTATCAACTGCTCCCATTCCTGCAACATTTAGACGAGCCAATTTAGAAGCCGACTCAGCGAGCCAAACCTATGAAGTACGATTTGCCTTTGCTGTACCAAATAACCTTAATATATTGCCTGGCATGAATGCCAGTCTAAAAATCACCCGTGAAAGCAGCTCAAATACAACTCGCTTACTAGTGCCAACCTTTGCTATTTTTGAACAAAACGGAGAACACTTTGTTTGGACGGTTGACGCTAAAACAATGCAAGCTTCTAAAGCTCCCGTTAAAATTGAAAATGGCATTGGCGAGCAACTCATTGTCACTGACGGTTTAAAAGCCGGGGATGTAATTATTGGTGCAGGTGCAAACTATGTGACTGAGGGTATGAAAGTACGTCCTTGGACTAAAGCATAG
- a CDS encoding efflux RND transporter permease subunit, with translation MDLAKWTINNKLISTILIILTLGFGFSSYKNMPRFEDPEFIIRTAQVFVSYSGASPLEVAKEVTEPLERAIQELQEVDTISSTSSTGLSEIKVEIKSEFSPTKSELQVIWTKLRNKINDTRPTLPPGTGTPQVYDDFGDVYGLSYLITSEGYSPDELHAYAKDLQSDILQVEGVAKVAMTGVQQEGIFVEIAREELASLGVSINNIYGILDEQNAVLSAGNTQIGDQRIFIDPTGEINSVDTIKNLLVSASGEGKTIYLKDIANVYRGFQSPPTKLVRYNSKPAISLGVASVLGANVVKVFDRVDDKVKQTENLRPLGITVHEFYHQGKVVQDSVDNFVVNVLVALVIVMVTLLLFMGLRSGIIIGAVLLLTIFATLATMDWSGIPMHRISLGALIIALGMMVDNAIVVTEGILVGTQKGRKKLEIASEVVKQTKWPLLGGTLVGIVAFAPIGLAPGDTAEFTGHLFWVILISLLYSWLFAITLTPLFCYCLFKEQDNDTSGSAKPNKLMTLYQSVVVSALHHRWLSIAIVVATFSVSMWGFQFVKSGFFPASTTPQMVVDFWLPQGTDIEKTKRDMLKLEKFVKQQNGVEGIQTLIGGGGLRYMLIYGSESPNSSYGQILAKVDDYKKLDKLLPTVQNYIDDNFVDAQGKAWRFVMGPGGGSKIEATFKGPDPDVLRELAAQSKGVLIDDGGALSIKDTWRQRISVIEPQYSAINAQRAGVTRKAVAEALQQNFSGQVVGQYREGEELIPIIVRAPQSERVDINDIGNIQVQSNITGETLPLAQVTNGFKTVWRDGILKREDREWTIKAQADPLPGELASELFNRVRPKIEAIDLPQGYRLEWDGEYGQSKESNEMLASTIPMGFLAMVLIVIVLFNALKQPIIIWLVVPLALIGVVFGLVTTQIPLEFMGILGLLSLSGLLIKNAIVLVDQMDMEIRQGKPAYNAIIDSANSRVRPVMMGTLTTVLGVIPLYFDAFFQSMSVVLVFGLLFATLLTLIVIPVLYAIFMNVKQDEQATN, from the coding sequence ATGGATTTAGCAAAATGGACAATTAATAATAAGTTAATAAGCACTATACTCATTATTTTAACCCTAGGATTTGGTTTTTCATCCTATAAAAACATGCCTCGCTTTGAAGACCCCGAATTTATAATTCGCACCGCGCAAGTGTTTGTCTCCTACTCAGGTGCAAGCCCGCTAGAAGTAGCAAAGGAGGTAACTGAGCCGCTTGAACGTGCAATTCAAGAACTACAAGAAGTTGATACTATATCGTCCACCTCATCTACGGGCTTATCTGAAATTAAAGTAGAGATTAAATCAGAGTTTTCCCCGACTAAATCTGAGTTGCAAGTTATTTGGACTAAGCTCAGAAACAAAATAAATGACACACGTCCAACATTACCGCCTGGTACTGGCACGCCACAAGTTTATGATGATTTTGGTGATGTATATGGCTTAAGCTATTTAATAACCTCCGAAGGATACTCACCCGACGAGTTACATGCCTACGCTAAAGATTTGCAAAGTGACATTTTACAAGTAGAGGGCGTAGCCAAAGTTGCTATGACAGGCGTGCAGCAAGAAGGCATCTTTGTAGAAATAGCCCGTGAAGAGTTAGCCTCTTTAGGCGTTTCTATTAATAATATTTACGGCATTTTAGATGAGCAAAACGCTGTATTGAGCGCTGGTAACACTCAAATTGGCGATCAACGTATTTTTATCGACCCTACCGGAGAAATTAACTCCGTTGATACCATTAAAAATCTATTGGTTAGTGCCAGCGGTGAAGGTAAAACAATTTATCTTAAAGATATTGCCAATGTATACCGTGGCTTTCAAAGCCCACCAACCAAGTTAGTCCGTTATAACTCTAAACCTGCAATTTCACTTGGGGTCGCCAGTGTCTTGGGTGCTAATGTGGTTAAAGTATTTGACCGCGTTGATGACAAAGTAAAACAAACTGAAAACCTCAGACCGCTGGGTATCACAGTGCATGAGTTTTACCACCAAGGTAAAGTAGTACAAGATTCAGTCGACAACTTTGTAGTGAATGTTTTAGTCGCACTGGTGATCGTAATGGTTACCCTGCTGCTATTTATGGGTTTGCGCTCAGGAATTATTATTGGCGCCGTATTACTGCTAACCATTTTTGCGACCCTTGCTACCATGGATTGGAGCGGCATACCCATGCATCGAATTTCTCTTGGTGCGCTGATTATCGCGCTAGGCATGATGGTTGATAACGCTATAGTTGTGACCGAAGGGATTTTAGTTGGTACACAAAAGGGCCGTAAAAAGTTAGAAATTGCTAGCGAAGTCGTCAAGCAAACTAAGTGGCCACTACTGGGTGGTACCTTGGTAGGCATTGTTGCTTTTGCGCCTATTGGTCTTGCCCCAGGTGATACCGCTGAATTTACCGGTCATTTATTCTGGGTTATTTTAATTTCTCTGTTATACAGCTGGTTATTTGCCATTACCCTAACCCCCTTATTTTGTTATTGCTTGTTTAAAGAGCAAGATAACGACACCTCAGGCTCAGCGAAGCCAAATAAACTTATGACGTTATATCAATCTGTTGTGGTTTCGGCATTGCATCATCGCTGGCTCAGTATTGCCATTGTGGTTGCCACTTTTAGTGTGTCTATGTGGGGATTTCAATTTGTAAAATCAGGATTTTTTCCAGCTTCTACCACACCACAAATGGTGGTTGATTTTTGGCTACCGCAAGGTACCGATATTGAAAAAACCAAAAGAGATATGCTCAAGTTAGAGAAATTTGTAAAGCAACAAAATGGCGTTGAAGGTATACAAACGCTTATTGGCGGCGGCGGGCTTCGCTACATGCTTATTTATGGTAGTGAGTCACCAAACAGCTCTTACGGGCAAATTTTAGCTAAAGTCGATGACTACAAAAAGCTAGATAAACTTTTACCTACCGTACAAAATTACATTGACGATAACTTTGTTGATGCTCAAGGCAAAGCATGGCGCTTTGTAATGGGCCCAGGTGGGGGCTCTAAAATAGAAGCCACATTTAAAGGGCCAGACCCAGATGTATTAAGAGAGCTAGCAGCACAGTCAAAAGGAGTATTAATTGATGATGGCGGCGCCTTGTCTATTAAAGATACATGGCGACAACGCATTAGTGTTATTGAACCACAGTACTCAGCCATTAATGCGCAGCGCGCTGGTGTAACGCGTAAAGCGGTTGCTGAAGCCTTACAGCAGAACTTTTCTGGTCAAGTGGTTGGACAGTATCGTGAAGGTGAAGAGCTCATTCCTATTATTGTTAGAGCACCACAATCGGAACGTGTCGACATAAACGATATTGGCAACATTCAGGTACAAAGCAATATCACTGGTGAAACACTGCCCCTAGCGCAAGTAACCAATGGGTTTAAAACCGTCTGGCGCGATGGCATTTTAAAACGTGAAGACCGTGAATGGACTATAAAAGCTCAAGCGGATCCTCTGCCGGGTGAACTAGCCTCAGAGTTATTTAATCGGGTAAGGCCTAAAATAGAAGCCATTGACCTTCCTCAAGGGTATCGACTTGAATGGGATGGCGAATACGGACAATCGAAAGAGTCTAACGAAATGTTGGCCTCAACTATTCCAATGGGCTTTTTAGCCATGGTGCTGATTGTTATTGTGTTATTTAATGCTTTAAAACAACCAATTATTATTTGGCTTGTTGTGCCATTAGCCTTAATTGGTGTTGTGTTTGGGCTGGTAACCACACAAATACCACTAGAGTTTATGGGTATATTAGGATTACTGTCGCTCTCAGGTTTGTTAATTAAAAATGCCATTGTATTAGTAGATCAAATGGACATGGAAATTCGCCAAGGTAAACCTGCATATAATGCCATTATCGACTCGGCAAATAGTCGGGTAAGACCGGTAATGATGGGCACACTAACCACGGTGTTAGGGGTTATTCCACTGTATTTTGATGCATTTTTCCAATCAATGTCTGTGGTTTTAGTATTCGGGTTACTGTTTGCTACCTTGCTTACATTAATCGTAATACCTGTTCTATACGCCATTTTTATGAATGTTAAACAAGACGAACAGGCAACTAATTAA